The Streptococcus pantholopis genome has a segment encoding these proteins:
- a CDS encoding replication-associated recombination protein A, which translates to MQESSLFEEEMDMAAPLASRVRPQDLDHFVGQKHLVGSGKFLREMIDKDQISSMIFWGPPGVGKTTLAEIIAKKTKSRFITFSAVMHGIKEIRKIMNEAEEHRLLGERTIVFIDEIHRFNKAQQDAFLPYVEKGSIILIGATTENPSFEVNSALLSRTRVFILKQLEEADIIDLLESVLQSPQAFPELKIDIKSHLLKQIAVYSNGDARTALNTLEMLVLNGDKRGRQVTVSEDLLEELLDKKTAYYDKDGEEHYNIISALHKSMRNSDPDSAVYWLGRMIDGGEDPVYIARRLIRFASEDIGLADNSALNLAVNTFQACRYIGLPECDVHLTQCVIYLSLAPKSNAVYKARRAVKKDIKETIDEPVPLHLRNASTKLMKEAGYGKGYQLAHFYEDKLTTMPTRPESISNHTYYKPTQEGNEAKIKQRLDYIKEWKQKHDTHFSSEK; encoded by the coding sequence ATGCAGGAATCATCACTTTTTGAAGAAGAAATGGATATGGCCGCTCCTTTGGCCAGCCGTGTCCGTCCGCAGGATTTAGACCATTTTGTCGGCCAAAAGCATCTTGTCGGATCTGGAAAGTTTTTGAGAGAAATGATTGATAAAGATCAGATTTCATCCATGATTTTCTGGGGGCCGCCCGGTGTGGGTAAGACTACTTTAGCTGAAATTATTGCCAAAAAAACAAAATCAAGGTTTATCACATTTAGCGCAGTCATGCACGGTATCAAAGAAATCCGTAAAATTATGAACGAGGCAGAAGAACATCGCCTCTTAGGGGAGCGAACGATTGTTTTTATCGATGAAATCCATCGTTTCAATAAAGCGCAGCAGGATGCTTTCCTCCCCTATGTTGAAAAAGGCAGTATAATTTTGATTGGTGCAACAACAGAAAACCCTTCTTTTGAAGTCAACTCTGCTTTGCTGTCGCGAACACGTGTTTTTATTTTAAAGCAGCTTGAAGAAGCAGATATCATCGATTTGCTGGAAAGTGTTTTACAGTCCCCACAGGCCTTTCCGGAGCTTAAGATTGACATAAAATCCCATTTATTAAAACAAATTGCTGTTTATTCTAACGGAGATGCCAGAACGGCTCTCAATACCTTAGAGATGCTGGTTCTTAATGGTGATAAAAGAGGACGTCAGGTTACAGTCTCGGAAGACCTGCTTGAAGAGCTACTGGATAAAAAGACGGCTTATTATGATAAAGACGGCGAAGAACATTATAATATTATTTCAGCACTCCATAAATCAATGCGCAACAGTGATCCGGATTCTGCTGTTTATTGGCTGGGCCGAATGATTGACGGCGGTGAGGATCCGGTCTATATTGCACGCCGCTTGATCCGCTTTGCCAGTGAAGATATCGGCTTAGCAGACAACAGTGCCTTAAATCTGGCTGTCAATACATTTCAGGCCTGCCGCTATATCGGTCTGCCGGAATGTGATGTTCATCTGACGCAGTGTGTGATTTATCTTTCCTTGGCACCCAAATCCAATGCTGTTTATAAAGCCAGAAGGGCTGTCAAAAAAGACATTAAGGAAACGATTGATGAGCCAGTTCCTCTGCATTTGCGAAATGCCAGCACTAAACTGATGAAAGAGGCCGGTTATGGGAAGGGCTATCAACTGGCTCATTTTTACGAAGACAAGCTGACAACGATGCCCACACGCCCTGAAAGTATCAGCAATCACACTTACTATAAACCAACACAAGAAGGCAATGAGGCTAAAATCAAACAGCGGCTGGACTATATCAAAGAGTGGAAACAAAAACATGACACCCATTTTAGCAGCGAGAAATAG